The following proteins are co-located in the Mesorhizobium sp. M1E.F.Ca.ET.045.02.1.1 genome:
- a CDS encoding ABC transporter ATP-binding protein: MSLAPSALPIGIHGIEKRFGAVSILSDLSLDVAAGEFLTLLGPSGSGKTTLLMILAGFVRANAGSIKVGGDEIITMPPHKRNIGMVFQNYALFPHMNVFHNIAFPLKQRRVSAAETAERVERALDLVRLKGLGERRVDQLSGGQRQRVALARAIVFEPRIVLMDEPLSALDKGLREHMQIELRNLHRRLGMTTVYVTHDQREAITMSDRIAVMNAGRIEQIDQPEALYARPKTKFVAGFIGESNFIPVECRNGSIWHGDRKLRMNDPVPAVGRHLMVVRPEKLRLVADGEQAGALNMLAATVGDVIYQGDSFICYAALRDGRQVTLRDYCRSDVLAKLPAPGEPITLGIDAQDVVLVADQ, from the coding sequence TTGTCTCTTGCGCCGTCCGCGCTTCCCATCGGCATCCACGGCATCGAGAAGCGCTTCGGCGCCGTCTCCATCCTCAGCGATCTCAGCCTCGATGTCGCCGCCGGAGAGTTCCTGACACTGCTCGGTCCGTCCGGCTCGGGAAAGACGACGCTCTTGATGATCCTGGCGGGCTTCGTGCGAGCCAATGCCGGCTCCATCAAGGTCGGTGGCGATGAGATCATCACCATGCCGCCGCACAAGCGCAACATCGGCATGGTGTTCCAGAACTACGCGCTGTTCCCGCACATGAACGTCTTCCACAACATCGCTTTTCCGTTGAAGCAGCGGCGTGTGTCGGCGGCGGAAACGGCCGAGCGTGTCGAGAGGGCGCTGGACCTTGTGCGACTGAAAGGCCTCGGCGAGCGCCGCGTCGACCAGCTTTCCGGCGGCCAGCGCCAGCGCGTGGCTTTGGCTCGCGCCATCGTCTTCGAGCCGCGCATCGTGCTGATGGACGAGCCGCTGTCTGCGCTTGACAAGGGCCTGCGCGAGCATATGCAGATCGAATTGCGCAACCTGCACCGCCGGCTCGGCATGACGACGGTCTACGTCACGCACGACCAGCGCGAGGCGATCACGATGTCGGACCGCATCGCCGTCATGAATGCCGGTCGCATCGAGCAGATCGACCAGCCCGAAGCGCTCTACGCCAGGCCGAAGACGAAGTTCGTCGCCGGCTTCATCGGCGAATCCAACTTCATCCCAGTCGAATGCCGTAACGGCAGCATCTGGCATGGTGATAGAAAGCTGCGCATGAACGATCCCGTGCCGGCCGTCGGCCGGCACCTCATGGTGGTGCGGCCGGAAAAGCTGCGGCTGGTCGCCGACGGGGAACAGGCCGGAGCCCTCAACATGCTGGCGGCGACCGTCGGCGACGTGATCTATCAGGGCGACAGCTTCATCTGCTACGCGGCGCTCCGGGACGGCCGGCAGGTGACGCTGCGCGACTATTGCCGCTCCGACGTGCTGGCGAAGCTGCCGGCGCCGGGCGAGCCGATCACGCTCGGCATCGATGCGCAGGACGTCGTGCTGGTGGCGGATCAATGA
- a CDS encoding ABC transporter substrate-binding protein → MTKRLCIHGLAGLLASVAVPASAADTITVASWGGTYQEAQTKAFFDPTAKDLGITIKQDTTNGLDDVRLQVTGNAVKWDITELGADECARGSKEGLFEKLDYNLIDKSGINPKLVHDDWVGISYTSVVLIYRTDVFGDKGPKSWADFWDVEKFPGRRALSGSQATETLSVAALAKGTPIDKVYPVDIDGALQSVDKVRGHIDAWWTSGAQAMQLVKDGEVDMASIWNGRAGTLRKEGAPVSFSFDQGVLTADCMVIPKGSKNKDIAMKALAKFVSPDLQANLPLYVDNGPANEKAFETGKIPPERIKDINSSPENVKKQVLQDPEFWRDNLVEATEKFNNLIQQ, encoded by the coding sequence ATGACGAAGAGACTTTGCATTCACGGCCTTGCCGGCCTGCTGGCTTCGGTCGCCGTTCCGGCATCGGCCGCCGACACCATCACCGTCGCCTCATGGGGCGGCACCTATCAGGAAGCGCAAACCAAAGCTTTCTTCGATCCGACGGCGAAGGACCTCGGCATCACCATCAAGCAGGACACCACCAACGGCCTTGACGACGTCCGCCTGCAGGTCACCGGCAACGCAGTCAAATGGGATATCACCGAGCTCGGCGCCGACGAATGCGCGCGCGGTTCCAAGGAAGGCCTGTTCGAGAAGCTTGACTACAACCTAATCGACAAAAGCGGCATCAACCCGAAGCTCGTCCATGACGACTGGGTGGGCATCTCCTACACCTCCGTCGTGCTGATCTACCGCACCGATGTTTTCGGCGACAAGGGACCGAAGAGCTGGGCCGACTTCTGGGATGTCGAGAAGTTCCCCGGCCGCCGCGCCCTTTCCGGCAGCCAGGCGACGGAAACGCTGAGCGTCGCCGCCCTCGCCAAGGGCACGCCGATCGACAAGGTCTATCCGGTCGACATCGACGGCGCGCTGCAATCCGTCGACAAGGTCCGTGGCCATATCGATGCCTGGTGGACCTCCGGCGCGCAGGCCATGCAGCTCGTCAAGGACGGCGAGGTCGATATGGCGAGCATCTGGAACGGCCGCGCCGGCACTTTGCGAAAGGAAGGCGCGCCCGTCAGCTTCTCCTTCGACCAGGGCGTGCTGACCGCCGACTGCATGGTCATCCCGAAGGGTTCGAAGAACAAGGACATCGCCATGAAGGCGCTGGCCAAATTCGTCAGCCCCGACCTCCAGGCCAACCTGCCGCTCTATGTCGACAACGGCCCGGCCAACGAGAAGGCCTTCGAGACCGGCAAGATCCCGCCGGAGCGGATCAAGGACATCAACTCCTCGCCGGAAAACGTCAAGAAGCAGGTGCTGCAGGATCCGGAGTTCTGGCGCGACAACCTCGTCGAAGCGACCGAGAAGTTCAACAACCTGATCCAGCAATAG
- a CDS encoding GntR family transcriptional regulator, translating into MSKERKNTLRDSVFEKLKAMIITGQIPPGGRVTENEIAERLKVSRTPVREAFNRLERDGLVIGRPRQGYVVAEFNLTMFREAFDIRELLDGRATELAAANASAADKAKLRGMLAECERLAAIPDRSTREKFEELQVGIDLHRVIAEISGNEMLYGMLCGILDKCQQYVWTELLWLDEWKPTREEHTGIVDAICDGDVALAGERARAHVRGSRENILRLLQAKSDYQGFFAKAS; encoded by the coding sequence TTGAGCAAGGAACGGAAAAACACGCTGCGCGACTCCGTGTTCGAGAAGCTGAAGGCGATGATCATCACCGGGCAGATCCCGCCGGGCGGCCGCGTCACGGAAAACGAGATCGCCGAGCGCCTGAAGGTGAGCCGCACGCCGGTGCGCGAGGCCTTCAACCGGCTGGAACGCGACGGTCTGGTGATAGGGCGCCCGCGCCAGGGCTATGTGGTTGCCGAATTCAACCTGACCATGTTCCGCGAGGCCTTCGACATCCGCGAGCTGCTCGACGGGCGCGCGACCGAGCTGGCGGCGGCCAACGCGAGCGCCGCCGACAAGGCGAAGCTGCGCGGCATGCTCGCCGAATGTGAGCGGCTGGCGGCGATCCCCGACCGCAGCACGCGGGAGAAATTCGAGGAATTGCAGGTCGGCATCGACCTGCACCGGGTGATCGCCGAGATCAGCGGCAACGAGATGCTCTACGGCATGCTCTGCGGCATACTCGACAAGTGCCAGCAATATGTCTGGACGGAGCTTCTTTGGCTGGATGAATGGAAGCCCACCCGCGAGGAGCACACCGGCATCGTCGATGCGATCTGTGACGGCGATGTCGCTTTAGCCGGCGAGCGCGCCCGCGCGCATGTGCGCGGCTCACGCGAAAACATCCTGCGCCTGCTGCAGGCCAAATCCGACTATCAGGGGTTCTTCGCCAAGGCGTCCTGA
- a CDS encoding ABC transporter ATP-binding protein, producing MAPDALVRLQKVSKVFPGGVVGLDAVDLDIAPGEFLTLLGPSGCGKTTSLRVIAGFESPTSGRVQLEGCDITGLRPFDRPVNTVFQDYALFPHMDVAANVGFGLSLRKLSGAEQARRVGEALDMVGLADKLRARISELSGGQRQRVALARAIVCEPRVLLLDEPLSALDAHLREQMQVELKRLQSRLGTTFVMVTHDQTEALSISDRIVVMNKGRIEQIAPPATLYDRPATRFVASFIGTMNLLQSRFVARDGERLRFTAGTLPLEAISDTGEMPAAGDTRTLGVRPEDLLAATEAADGTAPARVSGIVFHGRTLRLHAELGQGTSIVIDAPRRADGSQFRVGDVAHISLRHGANCPMLPS from the coding sequence ATGGCGCCTGATGCGCTCGTCCGGCTTCAGAAAGTATCGAAGGTCTTTCCGGGCGGAGTGGTCGGCCTCGATGCCGTCGACCTCGATATTGCTCCGGGCGAGTTCCTCACTCTGCTCGGCCCCTCCGGCTGCGGCAAGACGACGAGCCTGCGCGTCATCGCCGGCTTCGAGAGCCCGACCAGCGGCAGGGTTCAGCTTGAAGGCTGCGACATCACGGGCCTGAGGCCCTTCGACCGTCCGGTCAACACCGTCTTCCAGGACTATGCGTTGTTCCCGCACATGGATGTCGCGGCCAATGTCGGCTTCGGCCTGTCGCTGCGAAAGCTGTCGGGCGCCGAGCAGGCGCGTCGCGTCGGCGAAGCGCTCGACATGGTAGGCCTCGCCGACAAGCTGCGCGCCCGTATCTCCGAGCTGTCAGGCGGCCAGCGCCAGCGCGTGGCGCTCGCCCGCGCCATCGTCTGCGAGCCGCGCGTGCTGTTGCTCGACGAGCCGCTGTCGGCGCTCGATGCGCATCTGCGCGAGCAGATGCAGGTGGAGCTGAAGCGACTGCAGTCGCGGCTTGGCACCACTTTCGTCATGGTCACCCACGACCAGACCGAGGCGCTGTCGATCTCCGACCGCATCGTCGTCATGAACAAGGGCCGCATCGAGCAGATCGCGCCGCCGGCAACACTTTACGACCGGCCAGCGACGCGCTTCGTCGCCTCTTTCATCGGCACCATGAATCTCTTGCAGTCGCGCTTTGTCGCCCGCGACGGCGAGCGCCTGCGCTTTACCGCCGGCACGCTGCCGCTGGAGGCTATTTCCGACACCGGCGAGATGCCGGCCGCGGGCGATACGCGCACCCTTGGCGTGCGTCCAGAGGATCTTCTGGCAGCCACCGAGGCCGCCGACGGCACAGCGCCGGCACGGGTGAGCGGCATCGTCTTTCACGGCCGCACACTGCGCCTTCACGCCGAGCTGGGGCAGGGGACCTCGATCGTCATCGACGCGCCGCGCCGCGCCGACGGCTCTCAATTCCGCGTCGGCGACGTCGCGCATATCAGCCTGCGGCACGGCGCCAACTGCCCGATGCTTCCCAGCTGA
- a CDS encoding cupin domain-containing protein: MDIFDEAADRPKDEADVRVGRRVRALRLERKLSLAELAAKAGISIGALSQIERGMSSLRVKVIWPLAAALDIEPSALITDGNEAVNDLYCVRADKRRAIPVKSEGIAKALLSPPAATLTGMLVTVEAGGGTAEAYAHAGHEFGFVMTGEVELVVDATTYLLKAGDSFAFKSTLLHAFRNPGAERCQILWVNTTKPSEVRDGA, translated from the coding sequence ATGGACATTTTCGACGAAGCCGCCGACAGGCCGAAGGACGAGGCCGATGTGCGCGTCGGCCGGCGCGTGCGGGCGCTCAGGTTAGAGCGCAAGCTGTCGCTGGCCGAGCTTGCCGCCAAGGCCGGCATATCCATCGGCGCGCTCAGCCAAATCGAGCGCGGCATGTCCTCGCTGCGCGTCAAGGTGATCTGGCCGCTTGCCGCCGCTCTCGACATCGAACCCTCCGCGCTGATCACCGACGGCAACGAGGCGGTCAACGACCTCTATTGCGTGCGCGCCGACAAGCGGCGCGCGATCCCGGTCAAGTCGGAAGGCATCGCCAAGGCGCTGCTGTCGCCGCCCGCCGCGACGCTCACCGGTATGCTGGTCACGGTCGAGGCCGGCGGCGGCACTGCCGAGGCATACGCCCATGCCGGCCACGAATTCGGCTTCGTGATGACGGGCGAAGTCGAGCTGGTGGTGGATGCGACGACCTACCTGCTCAAGGCCGGCGACAGTTTTGCGTTCAAGAGCACGCTGCTGCACGCTTTCCGCAACCCCGGCGCCGAGCGCTGCCAGATCCTCTGGGTCAACACCACCAAGCCGTCCGAGGTGCGCGATGGCGCCTGA
- a CDS encoding ABC transporter substrate-binding protein: MTFHLKSIAGHRARTGLAALALALSSTVALAADKLQYFTWSGYELPDFNKSFLAAHPDGVEATIFGDDDDAFTKVKAGFRPDIAHPCYDKVARWNKEGLLQPIDTKRIKNWDSIFPVFKNLPDLQVGDGKVWMVPWDWGNTSILYRTDLVKNPEASWTLLWDKQYAGRMATIDAVHDTPIVAALLAGVNPFDMTPEQIEKVAAKLREQRPLLSSYTTDMTSVEQALASGQLVAAMTWNASATSLKKQGVPVEFMKPKEGMLTWACGFVMLKDAKNVDLAYDFINSRLDADSGKYLIQSYGYGSSLSTAFAGVSKDELEKLQLPADPDVMLKSTIFTGPMKQNDDVAKMFEKVKAGG, translated from the coding sequence ATGACATTCCACCTGAAATCGATCGCCGGACACAGAGCCCGGACCGGCCTTGCCGCACTGGCATTGGCCCTGTCGTCGACCGTCGCTTTGGCCGCCGACAAGCTGCAATACTTCACCTGGTCGGGCTACGAGCTGCCGGACTTCAACAAGAGCTTCCTCGCCGCGCATCCGGACGGCGTCGAGGCGACGATCTTCGGCGATGACGACGATGCCTTCACCAAGGTCAAGGCCGGTTTCCGGCCGGACATTGCGCATCCCTGCTACGACAAGGTGGCGCGCTGGAACAAGGAAGGCCTGCTGCAGCCGATCGACACCAAGCGCATCAAGAACTGGGATTCGATCTTCCCGGTTTTCAAGAACCTGCCCGACCTGCAGGTCGGCGATGGCAAGGTCTGGATGGTGCCGTGGGACTGGGGCAACACCTCGATCCTCTACCGCACCGATCTGGTGAAGAACCCCGAGGCGAGCTGGACCCTTCTGTGGGACAAGCAATATGCCGGACGCATGGCGACCATCGACGCCGTCCACGACACGCCGATCGTCGCCGCACTTCTGGCAGGCGTGAACCCCTTCGACATGACGCCTGAGCAGATAGAGAAGGTCGCCGCGAAGTTGCGCGAGCAACGGCCGCTGCTGTCGAGCTACACCACCGACATGACCTCGGTGGAACAGGCGCTGGCGAGCGGCCAGCTGGTCGCGGCCATGACCTGGAACGCGTCCGCCACCTCGCTGAAGAAGCAGGGCGTCCCGGTGGAATTCATGAAGCCGAAGGAAGGCATGCTCACCTGGGCCTGCGGCTTCGTCATGCTGAAGGACGCCAAGAACGTCGACCTCGCCTATGACTTCATCAACAGCCGGCTCGATGCCGACTCGGGCAAGTATCTGATCCAGTCCTATGGCTATGGCAGCTCGCTCTCAACCGCCTTCGCCGGCGTGTCGAAGGACGAGCTGGAGAAGCTGCAGCTGCCGGCGGACCCGGACGTGATGCTGAAGAGCACCATCTTCACCGGACCGATGAAGCAGAATGACGACGTCGCCAAGATGTTCGAAAAGGTGAAGGCCGGCGGGTGA
- a CDS encoding ABC transporter permease: MSEARTEANAGGRWLGLYVLAYLVFLYLPILLIPLFSFNDSIQAAFPLQGFTLGWYETLYGNPALSGALANSLVIGVIAASGATLCGITVSYMDLYGRSPLAATISAVARLPILIPGVIVGISLLILVNLIGLGPSRVAIVLGHILAALPTTVVVMRSRFAAIPKTIREAALDLGASDWTTFRRVMLPLSMPAVLSAFMLAFLTSFDEFIVVFFLAGTEPTLPLYIWSQLRFPRSLPTVMALGTVILTVSFIIAALAEILRHRGLGAARRNPA, translated from the coding sequence ATGAGCGAAGCGCGCACAGAGGCAAATGCAGGCGGCCGCTGGCTCGGCCTCTACGTGCTTGCTTATCTCGTCTTCCTCTATCTGCCGATCCTGCTGATCCCGCTGTTTTCCTTCAACGATTCCATCCAGGCGGCATTTCCGCTGCAGGGTTTTACGCTCGGTTGGTATGAGACGCTCTACGGCAATCCCGCACTTTCGGGCGCTTTGGCCAACAGCCTGGTCATCGGCGTCATCGCCGCCTCCGGCGCGACGCTCTGTGGCATCACCGTCTCCTATATGGACCTTTACGGCCGCTCGCCGCTCGCGGCCACGATCAGCGCCGTCGCCCGGCTGCCGATCCTGATTCCCGGCGTCATCGTCGGTATTTCGCTGCTTATCCTGGTCAACCTTATCGGCCTCGGCCCGTCGCGCGTCGCCATCGTGCTCGGCCATATCCTGGCGGCGCTGCCCACGACGGTGGTGGTGATGCGCAGCCGCTTCGCCGCCATTCCAAAAACCATCCGCGAGGCGGCGCTCGACCTCGGCGCCTCCGACTGGACGACGTTCCGGCGCGTCATGCTGCCGCTGAGTATGCCGGCGGTGCTGTCGGCCTTCATGCTCGCCTTCCTGACTTCCTTCGACGAGTTCATCGTCGTCTTCTTCCTGGCCGGCACCGAGCCGACGCTGCCGCTCTACATCTGGAGCCAGCTTCGCTTCCCGCGCTCGCTGCCGACCGTGATGGCGCTCGGCACTGTGATCCTCACCGTGTCCTTCATCATCGCCGCCCTCGCCGAAATCCTGCGCCATCGCGGTCTTGGCGCCGCGCGCCGCAATCCAGCCTGA
- a CDS encoding ABC transporter permease yields the protein MSTIVAARPSPESRISPVFRFAMLLPGGLVTFFLILFALGLVIFLAFRSNDGSLLGAGLTAANFVTVATDPLYWTVTLRSLVIAGLVTLATVVTAYPVAYYLAFHAGRRRNLLLFLVTLPFWTSYLLRVFAWKIVLAYNGVLNSAFIESGLWSEPTLAFLNTPAAVVVTLAHAYAPFAILPIYVALDTIPKSLLEAASDLGARPFTSFRRVVLPNSMPGVLAAALVVFVPTVGDYVTPAMVGGPTSTMIGTLIQSQFGKANDWPFGAALSVCVMLVILCVVLVARGADRRFGSRT from the coding sequence ATGTCGACCATCGTTGCAGCGCGGCCATCGCCGGAATCCCGCATCTCGCCGGTCTTCCGTTTCGCCATGCTGCTGCCGGGCGGGCTGGTCACCTTCTTCCTGATCCTGTTCGCGCTCGGCCTGGTGATCTTTCTCGCCTTTAGGAGCAATGACGGCTCACTGCTCGGCGCCGGCCTGACGGCCGCCAATTTCGTCACCGTTGCCACCGATCCGCTCTACTGGACGGTGACGCTGCGCTCGCTGGTGATCGCCGGCCTGGTGACGCTGGCAACCGTCGTCACCGCCTATCCGGTCGCCTACTACCTCGCCTTCCATGCCGGGCGCCGACGCAACCTGCTGCTCTTCCTGGTCACGCTGCCGTTCTGGACCAGTTATCTTTTGCGCGTCTTCGCCTGGAAGATCGTGCTTGCCTATAATGGCGTGCTGAATTCGGCTTTCATCGAAAGCGGCCTCTGGTCGGAGCCGACGCTGGCCTTCCTCAACACGCCGGCCGCGGTGGTGGTGACGCTCGCTCACGCCTACGCGCCCTTCGCCATCCTGCCGATCTACGTGGCGCTGGACACCATTCCGAAATCACTTCTCGAAGCCGCCTCCGATCTCGGCGCGCGACCTTTCACGTCGTTCCGCCGCGTCGTGCTGCCGAACTCGATGCCTGGCGTCTTGGCAGCAGCGCTCGTCGTTTTCGTGCCGACGGTCGGCGACTATGTTACGCCGGCGATGGTCGGCGGCCCGACCAGCACCATGATCGGCACGCTGATTCAGTCGCAATTCGGCAAGGCCAATGACTGGCCGTTCGGGGCGGCGCTCTCGGTCTGCGTCATGCTGGTGATCCTGTGCGTGGTGCTGGTCGCGCGCGGCGCCGACCGCAGATTTGGCAGCCGCACATGA
- a CDS encoding FAD-dependent oxidoreductase, which yields MPAAFSDPIWRKPQTAPAFQSELSAGGTLDAVIVGGGIMGLSTALHAARAGLSIQVLDAGAIGQGASGLNGGQVIPGLKYDPEWLIEHFGKERGDALVDFAASTADAVFDVICDEKLAVPFTRNGWIQAAHTETALKAAANRDRQWRARGADVKLLDQTEIAAMTGAKGYLGGWLDRRAGVVDPLSYTLELARVAAAAGAKIAERQKVVKLGKQAALWRVSIQGGAELHAKSVLLATNAYTDGLLPGLAQTIVPLHSFQIATAPLPADLGASILPDGQAVSDSHRILVYYRKSADGRLVLGGRGRMALPSSAADWAHLERALIRLYPALGGIAIEKRWFGRVTMTPDHLPHLHEPEKGLLAVVGCQGRGVGLMSALGKRMANYLASGDTRQLPFLLSPIRPIPFHAFRQVGVAATIAWYRMLDAFER from the coding sequence TTGCCTGCAGCCTTTTCCGATCCGATCTGGCGGAAGCCTCAGACAGCTCCGGCATTCCAGTCCGAGCTGTCGGCCGGCGGCACGCTCGATGCTGTGATCGTCGGCGGCGGCATCATGGGCCTGTCGACCGCCTTGCATGCGGCCCGCGCCGGGCTTTCGATCCAGGTGCTGGATGCCGGCGCGATCGGGCAGGGCGCGTCCGGCTTGAATGGCGGTCAGGTCATTCCCGGCCTCAAATACGATCCGGAATGGCTGATCGAGCATTTCGGCAAGGAGCGCGGCGATGCCCTGGTCGACTTCGCCGCCTCGACGGCCGATGCGGTGTTCGATGTGATCTGCGACGAGAAGCTCGCGGTGCCGTTCACACGCAACGGCTGGATACAGGCCGCGCATACTGAAACCGCCTTGAAGGCGGCGGCCAATCGCGACCGGCAGTGGCGGGCGCGCGGCGCCGACGTCAAGCTGCTCGACCAGACCGAGATCGCGGCGATGACCGGCGCCAAGGGCTATCTCGGCGGCTGGCTCGACCGCCGCGCCGGCGTCGTCGATCCGCTTTCCTACACGCTGGAGCTGGCGCGCGTCGCCGCGGCTGCCGGGGCGAAGATCGCAGAACGGCAGAAGGTGGTGAAACTCGGCAAGCAAGCGGCCCTCTGGCGGGTTTCGATCCAAGGCGGCGCCGAGCTGCACGCGAAATCGGTCTTGCTCGCCACCAATGCCTATACGGACGGCCTGCTGCCCGGCCTTGCGCAGACGATCGTGCCGCTGCATTCCTTCCAGATCGCCACGGCGCCCCTACCGGCTGATCTCGGCGCCAGCATCCTGCCCGATGGCCAAGCCGTCTCGGATTCGCATCGCATTCTCGTCTACTACCGCAAGAGCGCCGATGGCCGGCTGGTGCTCGGCGGCCGCGGCCGCATGGCCCTGCCGTCCAGCGCTGCGGACTGGGCGCATCTCGAACGCGCGCTCATTCGCCTCTATCCCGCGCTTGGCGGCATCGCGATCGAAAAGCGCTGGTTCGGGCGCGTCACGATGACGCCGGATCACCTGCCGCATCTGCATGAACCGGAAAAGGGCCTGCTCGCCGTGGTCGGCTGCCAGGGCAGGGGCGTCGGCTTGATGAGCGCGCTGGGCAAGCGCATGGCGAACTATCTGGCGAGCGGCGATACCAGGCAATTGCCGTTCCTGCTTTCGCCGATCCGGCCGATCCCGTTCCACGCCTTCCGCCAGGTCGGCGTCGCCGCGACCATCGCCTGGTACCGGATGCTCGACGCATTCGAGCGCTGA